The genomic interval AGGCCACAGCCAAAGGGTCCACGGCAAATGCGGGCTTGCCCGCTTGGCGCCAGTGCAGCACTTGGGCATTGGTGGCGACCGAGCAGCTGCCAGACACCACGGCTTGGTAGCCTGTGGCGGCAGGCAGTGTGTCTGCCGCTGCGTTGGCGGCTAAAACGCCACGCGCTTTCCAGTTTTGAGGCAGGCCAATGGCCACGCCCGAGCCCGCGGTGACGAGGGGCATGTCGGCCAAGGCTTGGCCCATGTGCATCAAATCTTGGTTGCTGATGGCGTCCACCACGGCCACGCCAACACCTTCGGCTTGCAAGGCTTGAAAGCGAGCCCGAATGGCGTCAGGTCCGGCAGAGACGCACGATTGCTCAACCAAACCCACCTTGCGTTGGGTTTGTGATTGCATGACGCGTACCAAGTTGGCATCCGTCATGGGGGTGAGCGGGTGGTTGCGCATGCCGCTGTCTGACAGCAGCACATCGCCCACAAACAAGTGGCCTTTGAAAATGGTGCGGTTGTTTTCAGGGAAGGCGGGGCAGACGATGGTGAAGCCTTTGCCCGGGCCATCCATGGCGTCCATCAGGGCTTCGGTGACGGGGCCGATGTTGCCCTGCGGGGTGGAGTCAAAGGTCGAGCAGTATTTGAAATAAATCTGTTCCACGCCTTGCGCTTTCAACCACGCATGGGCTTGGAGCGATTGGGCGATGGCGTCTTGGGCTGGAATAGTGCGTGACTTGAGCGCCACCACGATGGCGTCTGCGTCAATGGGCTGATTGTCCGTGGGCACGCCAATGGTTTGCACGGTGCGCATACCTGCGCGAACCAAGTTGTTGGCCAGGTCAGTTGCTCCCGTAAAGTCGTCGGCAATGCAGCCCAGCAAAGGCTTTGTCAAATGTTGAGTCATGTGTGTTTAAAACTTCAGCGCACAGGTGATGGCGTGTGGGTGGCGCGCGGCATACGATTGAATGAGGCTTTTGACCGAGCTGTCTGCCACAAGACCAAGGCGCTTGGCGCGGTCGTTGTCAAACTGGCTGGGCCAGCCACTGACGATGGCTTGTACTTTGGCGTCCACTTTCCAATCGAGCAAAGCAGCGCATGCATCGCCTGCAATTTCTTTCAACGCTTGCGCCATCTCGCCCACCGTGGTGGTGAGTGCGGGCAGGTTCACGGCCGTGGGGGCGCCCCATGTCGCTGTGGGCGCGGTGAGGGCGCACATCAAGCCTTGCATGGTTTTGTCCGTCGATGCAAGGGCCACACGGGTGTCAGCAGGCACGGGGACGGTGCATGCTTGGCCTGCCAAGGGTTCGCGGAACATGCCGCTCAAAAAGCTAGAGGCCGCACCGTTGGGTTTGCCCGGGCGAACCGACACGGTCATCAATCGCACGTTGCGTCCGTGAATCAAGCCTTTGCGTGAAAAGTCGGCGACCAGCTGTTCGACCATGAACTTTTGAATGCCGTAGCTGCTTTGTGGTGTGGGCTGGTACGTGTCGGAAATGCTGCTGGGCAGTTGTTGACCCGCCGACGCACCAAACACCGCCACCGAGCTGGCAAACACAAACACGGGTTGCTTGGCTTGGTGACGCGCGGCTTGCAGCAAGTTCAAAGAGGTTTGCAAGTTGCTTTGCAAGCCCAAATCCAAATTGGCTTCGCATTCGCCGCTGACCGCCGCTGCCAAATGCACCACGGCATCGACACCGTCGAGCTTGAGGGTTTGTGTGTGGAGCAAGTCACTCAAATCGCCCACCACTGCGCGCACGCGCGTGTCTTGCTGCAAGTCAGCCGGTGGTGCGACGAGGTCGGTCAGCACCAATTCGGTGACAGGGCCTGAACCTTTGCCTTCGAGGTGAATGGCCGGCTGCTGCAACAGTTCGCGCGCGAGGCTCGCGCCCAGAAAGCCGCTGCCGCCTGTGATGAGGATGCGCATTGCTTGACCTTTGACTCAGTGGGCTTGTGGCAACTCAATGCCAGGGAAGATTTTGATGACAGCCGAGTCGTCTTCACGGCCATGTCCTGCCGTGGAGGCTTGCATGAACATTTGGTGAGCGGTGGCTGACAAGGGCAGTGGAAATTTGGTGGCACGCGCGGTGTCAAGCACGAGCCCCAAATCTTTCACAAAAATGTCCACGGCTGACAGCGGGGTGTAGTCGCCCTTGAGCACGTGGGCCATGCGGTTTTCAAACATCCAGCTGTTGCCCGCGCTGTTGGTGATGACTTCATACAAAGCGTCTGCCGCCACACCTTCGCGAAGACCTAAGGCCATGGCTTCGGCGGCTGCGGCAATGTGTACACCGGCCAACAACTGGTTGATGATTTTGACTTTGCTGCCATAGCCCGCGCGGTCACCAAGTTTGTACACATGGGCGGCCATGCTCTCGAGTGCGTTGCCCGCTTTGGTGTACGCGGCAGCTTGACCTGAGGTCATCATGGTCATTTGGCCAGAGGCCGCTTTGGCAGCCCCTCCCGAAATGGGGGCGTCTAAATACAAGAGGCCCATGTCGTTGAGGCGCTTTTCCAATGCCACGGACCAATTGGGGTCCACGGTGGAGCACATGATGAACAAGCTGCCCGCTTTCATGTGCGCAGCAGCGCCGTTGGCACCAAACAAGACTTGCTCGGTTTGGTCCGCGTTGACCACAACGCTGACGATGATGTCTGCGGCTTGCGCAAGCGCTGCGGGGGTCTTGTGGGCTGTGCCGCCTTCTTGTGCAAAGGCTTCGGCCGCTTCGTAACGCACGTCGCACACACTGACGTGGTGGCCAGCACGGCGCAGCGAGTTGGCCATGCCTTTGCCCATGGCACCTAGGCCAATCACGCCAATCGACAGTGTGGTTTGGTTTTGAGTTGTCATAACGTCTGTTCAGTGTTTATTGAAAACCGAAGGCATGTGGTGCCCACGTGCTCAAAGCGGGGATGAAAGTCAGCATGACCAAAATGATGGCGTGCGCAATCAAGAACGGTTTGAGCTCTCGCGTGAGCGCATCCAAAGGTACTTTGGCCACGTTGGAGGTGACGAACAACAGGCCACCCACAGGCGGCGTGATCATGCCCAGCGTCAAGTTGAAGATGACCACCATGGCAAAGTGAATCGGGTCAATGCCCAGCTTGGCAGCCACGGGTGCCAAGATTGGCACCAACACCATCACGCCTGGCAGTGGCTCGATGAAGATGCCAAAGATCAGCAAGAAGATGTTCACGGCAATCAAGAACGTGAAGGCCGACATGTCTTGTCCGCCCATCCATTCGGCCAGTTTGATGGGCAAGCCGTCGATGGTCAAAATCCAGGCAAAGGCGTTGGACGTGCCGATGATGATGAGCACCGAAGCCGTCATGAGGGCGGAGCGCGACAAGATGTCAGGCACCGCTTTCCATTCCAGCGTGCGGTAAATCCATTTGCCACACACCAAGGCGTAGAACACCGCCACGACAGAGGCTTCGGTGGGTGTGAACCAACCTGCGCGCATGCCGCCCAAAATGATCACGGGCAACATGAGTGCAGGAATGGCTTTCCAAGTGACCAGCATTTTTTCGGCAAAGGTTTCGTTGCCCGGGATGCCTTTGTAGTTGCGCTGTTTAGAGATGTACCAGTTGACCGCGGCCATGCCGCCGGCAATCAAAATGCCGGGGATAAAACCTGCGATGAACAGCGCCCCCACAGAGACACGTTCATCTTGCAGCGCATAGATGATCATGATGATGGAGGGCGGAATGATGGGGCCAACGATGGCCGTTGCTGCAGTCAGTGCTGCGGCGTATGAACGGTCGTAACCGGCTTTGTCCATCATGCGAATCATCATGGAGCCAGGGCCTGCAGCATCTGCCAAGGCTGAGCCAGAAATGCCTGAGAAGAAGGTGAGTGACGCCACGTTGGTGTAGCCCAAGCCGCCGCGTTTGTGGCCCACAAACTGCGCCGCAAACTTCAGCAACACTTCTGTGAGTGAACCACCACTCATCAGCTCCGCCGCCAAGATGAAGAACGGCACAGCCATCAATGGGAAGCTGTCCACACCTTCGTAGGTTTGCTTGAGCAACACAAAGAGTGGGAAGTCCGCGCCAAACACCAAGGCGGTGAGTGTGGAAAAGCCGAGCGCAAACGCAACGGGTAAGCCAATTGCCAAATAGAAGCAACAGCTGAGTAAAAGAATTAGGCTGAGACTCATAGGGATGCGCTGGCGTTAGCGTCGAAATGTGAATCGGAAGCGAAGGTGCGGGTGAGCACATAGTCGCGAACAATGATGAGCCAATGTGCAAGCAGCAAAGCGCCGCCTACGGGCATGGATGCATACACCCATGACATGGAAACTTGTGTGGTCGGTGTCATTTGGTACTGAACACGGTCCACATAGATGAGGCCATACCAAATGATGAAGATGAAAAAGCCAGTGAGCATCACGGCAATCAAGACGCGAATGGCGCGTGCCCAAGCGATGGGCAAACTGTCTTGTAGGTTTTCGACGGCAATGTGGCCGCCGTAGCGCAACACGGGGCCGGCGCCCACGAAAGTGAGCCACACCATCATGTAGCGAGCCACTTCTTCGGCCCATTCGATGGATTGGTTGGTGGCGTAGCGCAAGACCACGTTAGAGAAGATGATGATGGCCATGGCAGCAAGCAAAGCGATCAACACGCTTCGGTTGGCGATCATTAAATATTTTTCGAAAAATTTCATGGTGTGTCCCATGCTCAACGAGCCAGCAAGCTGGCTCGTTGAAAGGTGAAGAAAACCCGATTACTTCACAGCTTGGATTGCTGCGAGCTTGTCTGCGCCAAATTCTTTGGCGTAGTTGGCGTAAGGGCCTTTGAGTGCATCGCTGAAGCTGGTGCTGTTGACCTTTTTCACCACTTGCATGCCTTCACGTTCGAGTTGGGCAA from Limnohabitans curvus carries:
- a CDS encoding TRAP transporter small permease; this translates as MKFFEKYLMIANRSVLIALLAAMAIIIFSNVVLRYATNQSIEWAEEVARYMMVWLTFVGAGPVLRYGGHIAVENLQDSLPIAWARAIRVLIAVMLTGFFIFIIWYGLIYVDRVQYQMTPTTQVSMSWVYASMPVGGALLLAHWLIIVRDYVLTRTFASDSHFDANASASL
- a CDS encoding TRAP transporter large permease yields the protein MSLSLILLLSCCFYLAIGLPVAFALGFSTLTALVFGADFPLFVLLKQTYEGVDSFPLMAVPFFILAAELMSGGSLTEVLLKFAAQFVGHKRGGLGYTNVASLTFFSGISGSALADAAGPGSMMIRMMDKAGYDRSYAAALTAATAIVGPIIPPSIIMIIYALQDERVSVGALFIAGFIPGILIAGGMAAVNWYISKQRNYKGIPGNETFAEKMLVTWKAIPALMLPVIILGGMRAGWFTPTEASVVAVFYALVCGKWIYRTLEWKAVPDILSRSALMTASVLIIIGTSNAFAWILTIDGLPIKLAEWMGGQDMSAFTFLIAVNIFLLIFGIFIEPLPGVMVLVPILAPVAAKLGIDPIHFAMVVIFNLTLGMITPPVGGLLFVTSNVAKVPLDALTRELKPFLIAHAIILVMLTFIPALSTWAPHAFGFQ
- the otnK gene encoding 3-oxo-tetronate kinase, with translation MTQHLTKPLLGCIADDFTGATDLANNLVRAGMRTVQTIGVPTDNQPIDADAIVVALKSRTIPAQDAIAQSLQAHAWLKAQGVEQIYFKYCSTFDSTPQGNIGPVTEALMDAMDGPGKGFTIVCPAFPENNRTIFKGHLFVGDVLLSDSGMRNHPLTPMTDANLVRVMQSQTQRKVGLVEQSCVSAGPDAIRARFQALQAEGVGVAVVDAISNQDLMHMGQALADMPLVTAGSGVAIGLPQNWKARGVLAANAAADTLPAATGYQAVVSGSCSVATNAQVLHWRQAGKPAFAVDPLAVASGTDVVQQALSWAAPQLKDGPVLIYATAEPAAVKAIQNQLGVAQAGELVEHTLSNIAKGLVQAGVRQLVVAGGETSGAVVQALDVERMVIGPQIDPGVPWTSVTSKVCHGDTVHVTLKSGNFGTHDFFEKSFSLLK
- the ltnD gene encoding L-threonate dehydrogenase, with product MTTQNQTTLSIGVIGLGAMGKGMANSLRRAGHHVSVCDVRYEAAEAFAQEGGTAHKTPAALAQAADIIVSVVVNADQTEQVLFGANGAAAHMKAGSLFIMCSTVDPNWSVALEKRLNDMGLLYLDAPISGGAAKAASGQMTMMTSGQAAAYTKAGNALESMAAHVYKLGDRAGYGSKVKIINQLLAGVHIAAAAEAMALGLREGVAADALYEVITNSAGNSWMFENRMAHVLKGDYTPLSAVDIFVKDLGLVLDTARATKFPLPLSATAHQMFMQASTAGHGREDDSAVIKIFPGIELPQAH
- the denD gene encoding D-erythronate dehydrogenase — encoded protein: MRILITGGSGFLGASLARELLQQPAIHLEGKGSGPVTELVLTDLVAPPADLQQDTRVRAVVGDLSDLLHTQTLKLDGVDAVVHLAAAVSGECEANLDLGLQSNLQTSLNLLQAARHQAKQPVFVFASSVAVFGASAGQQLPSSISDTYQPTPQSSYGIQKFMVEQLVADFSRKGLIHGRNVRLMTVSVRPGKPNGAASSFLSGMFREPLAGQACTVPVPADTRVALASTDKTMQGLMCALTAPTATWGAPTAVNLPALTTTVGEMAQALKEIAGDACAALLDWKVDAKVQAIVSGWPSQFDNDRAKRLGLVADSSVKSLIQSYAARHPHAITCALKF